GGGATTAAAACACTTTCTCTTTTAAACCATTCTTTATGCGGAATCTGCAAATGTGCCAAGTTTATAAAAATATTTTTAAACCCCAAAACATCAATATCTAAGCTTCTAGGTGCATTTTTAAAAGGACGCTTCCTAGCTCTCCCAAAGATTCTCTCCAAATACATACAATAGCTAAAAAAATCAGCATAGCACATACTAGTTTTAATTACTATTACGCCATTGTAAAAATCATCTTGCTCTATATAACCAAAGGCAGGATTCTTTACAAAAGGAGAATACGCAATTATAGCATTTTTATAACTCAAGCGTTTTGTAAGCTTTCTAAAAGTTGATAACACATTGCCAACATTGCCACCTATACCGAGAAGGACATATTTTCTTAGATTTTTGTTTTTGTATCTATTGTATGGATTTTTTATTCTTATGTGTTCATATCTTTTGATTTTATGTGAGAAGCTGAATCTGTCTTTTTTAGGATAATCATGGGGAATAAAGCATATACAATCTTTATTTATTTGTAGTTTTTTGTATGATTTTATATCCCAGTAGCTAGTTTTCATAACAACAGAATTTAGTTCTGTTGTTGAGTTTGTTGAGTTTGTGCTTGAGCTCTTGCGTTTTTTATTGCTTCAATTTCACTTAGAATCTGTGATAATCCTTGTAATGCCAAATGATAGCCAATAGGACCAAATCCAGCAATCACACCAGAACAAGCAGCAGCAGTTAAGCTTTTGTGCCTGAATTCTTCTCTTGCGTGAATGTTGCTAATATGAACTTCTATTGTGGGTAGATTAACAGCAGCTATTGCATCTCTTATAGCCACT
The Helicobacter ibis DNA segment above includes these coding regions:
- the aroQ gene encoding type II 3-dehydroquinate dehydratase, whose translation is MKAMIIQGPNLNMLGIRDPRIYGPVKLDTIHENIKKHAEQMGVEVGFFQSNFEGEIVDKIQECLGQYDGIIINPAAYAHTSVAIRDAIAAVNLPTIEVHISNIHAREEFRHKSLTAAACSGVIAGFGPIGYHLALQGLSQILSEIEAIKNARAQAQTQQTQQQN
- the folK gene encoding 2-amino-4-hydroxy-6-hydroxymethyldihydropteridine diphosphokinase — encoded protein: MKTSYWDIKSYKKLQINKDCICFIPHDYPKKDRFSFSHKIKRYEHIRIKNPYNRYKNKNLRKYVLLGIGGNVGNVLSTFRKLTKRLSYKNAIIAYSPFVKNPAFGYIEQDDFYNGVIVIKTSMCYADFFSYCMYLERIFGRARKRPFKNAPRSLDIDVLGFKNIFINLAHLQIPHKEWFKRESVLIPLKGIK